One Aegilops tauschii subsp. strangulata cultivar AL8/78 chromosome 7, Aet v6.0, whole genome shotgun sequence genomic window carries:
- the LOC109754913 gene encoding transmembrane 9 superfamily member 12 — protein sequence MAGALHSSRCLALLLLAVLLLTLSPGNAFYLPGSYMHTYSQGEDIWAKVNSLTSIETEMPFSYYSLPYCRPPGGIKKSAENLGELLMGDQIDNSPYRFRVNVNESLFLCTTKGLNENDAKLLKQRARDLYQVNMMLDNLPVMRFAEQNGITVQWTGFPVGYTPAGSADDYIINHLKFKVLVHEYEGTNVEIIGTGEEGSAVISEMDKKGMSGYQIVGFEVVPCSVKRDPEDFSKLNMHDTIEPVSCPVELRMSQVIRQQERITFTYDVEFVKSDIRWPSRWDAYLKMEAGAKVHWFSIMNSLMVILFLAGIVFIIFLRTVRRDLTTYEELDKEAQAQMNEELSGWKLVVGDVFREPTCPKLLCIMIGDGVQILGMSIVTIVFSTLGFMSPASRGMLLTGMIILYLFLGIVAGYVSVRLWRTIKGTSEGWRSLSWLTACFFPGVMFTVLTILNFVLWGSKSTGALPISLFFTLLALWFCISVPLTLVGGFLGTRAEQIEFPVRTNQIPREIPARKYPSWLLVLGAGTLPFGTLFIELFFILSSIWLGRFYYVFGFLLIVLLMLVIVCAEVSVVLTYMNLCVEDWRWWWKAFFASGSVALYVFLYSINYLVFDLRSLSGPVSAMLYIGYSFLMAFAIMLATGTIGFLTSISFVHYLFASVKID from the coding sequence ATGGCTGGGGCGCTGCACAGTTCTCGTTGTCTGGCTCTGTTATTGTTGGCTGTGCTGTTGCTGACTTTGTCTCCAGGCAATGCATTCTACTTGCCTGGCAGCTACATGCACACATACTCCCAAGGTGAGGATATATGGGCAAAGGTTAATTCACTCACGTCCATTGAGACTGAGATGCCGTTCAGCTACTACAGTCTGCCATACTGCCGTCCACCTGGTGGCATCAAGAAGAGCGCCGAGAACCTGGGTGAGCTTCTCATGGGTGACCAGATCGACAACTCACCCTACCGGTTCCGTGTGAATGTCAATGAGTCCCTCTTCCTCTGCACCACGAAAGGGCTTAATGAGAATGATGCAAAGCTTCTCAAGCAGCGGGCCCGTGATCTATATCAGGTGAACATGATGCTGGACAATCTGCCTGTCATGCGTTTCGCTGAGCAGAATGGTATCACAGTACAGTGGACTGGTTTTCCTGTTGGTTACACTCCCGCTGGTAGTGCTGATGATTATATCATCAACCATTTAAAGTTTAAGGTCTTGGTCCATGAGTACGAAGGAACAAATGTAGAAATCATCGGTACTGGAGAAGAAGGATCTGCTGTCATATCAGAGATGGACAAGAAGGGGATGTCTGGGTATCAGATTGTTGGTTTTGAGGTCGTGCCTTGCAGTGTGAAGCGTGACCCCGAGGATTTCTCTAAGCTTAACATGCATGACACCATTGAACCTGTGAGCTGCCCGGTGGAGCTTCGAATGTCCCAAGTGATCAGGCAACAGGAGAGGATCACATTTACCTATGATGTTGAGTTTGTGAAGAGTGACATCAGGTGGCCATCTAGGTGGGATGCTTATCTGAAGATGGAGGCTGGTGCCAAGGTCCACTGGTTCTCTATAATGAACTCCCTCATGGTCATCTTGTTCTTGGCAGGAATCGTCTTTATTATATTCCTGAGAACTGTCAGGAGGGATCTCACCACATATGAAGAGCTCGACAAGGAAGCGCAAGCACAGATGAATGAGGAGCTATCTGGGTGGAAGCTTGTTGTTGGAGATGTGTTCAGAGAGCCAACTTGCCCCAAGCTATTATGCATCATGATTGGTGATGGAGTTCAAATTCTGGGCATGTCAATTGTTACAATTGTTTTTTCCACACTTGGGTTCATGTCTCCAGCTTCAAGAGGAATGCTTCTTACCGGAATGATTATTCTCTATCTTTTCCTTGGTATTGTAGCTGGGTATGTCAGTGTTCGGCTATGGAGGACTATTAAGGGAACGTCTGAAGGATGGAGATCACTCTCATGGTTGACTGCTTGCTTTTTCCCTGGTGTCATGTTTACGGTCCTTACCATCTTAAACTTTGTGTTGTGGGGAAGCAAGAGCACTGGAGCTTTACCTATATCATTATTTTTCACCCTTCTGGCTCTGTGGTTCTGTATCTCTGTGCCGTTAACGCTTGTCGGTGGCTTCCTTGGTACAAGAGCAGAGCAAATTGAGTTTCCTGTTCGCACCAACCAGATTCCTAGAGAGATCCCTGCACGGAAATATCCATCATGGCTTCTGGTCCTTGGAGCAGGCACGCTGCCATTTGGAACCCTGTTTATTGAGCTGTTCTTCATTCTGTCGAGCATCTGGCTTGGAAGGTTCTACTATGTGTTTGGCTTCCTGCTGATTGTCCTGCTGATGCTTGTCATTGTTTGCGCCGAGGTATCTGTTGTCCTTACATACATGAATCTCTGTGTTGAGgactggaggtggtggtggaaGGCTTTCTTTGCTTCGGGCTCTGTTGCGCTCTACGTGTTCCTCTACTCCATCAACTACTTGGTCTTTGATCTCAGAAGCCTGAGCGGTCCTGTCTCTGCAATGCTCTACATCGGCTACTCATTCCTCATGGCATTCGCCATCATGCTTGCCACTGGAACCATTGGCTTCTTGACGTCAATATCCTTCGTGCACTACCTCTTTGCGTCCGTGAAGATCGATTGA
- the LOC109754911 gene encoding protein RAFTIN 1B isoform X2: MARFLLALLAATVVAVQAGGQLAQAALAPAEVFWRAVLPHSPLPDAILQLVQPAADTSFLSKGRVKPPFDYQEYIRSSSDDESSERTAGERELEYDDYKGADKRRDATFNPFNYMYKAPSKTRPSPFDYMYKGPSKSQAGERLGAPAGNPFGYHYKAPSSSHAGSGASTARVGKAETTTVFFHEEAVRVGKRLPFYFPLTTPAALGFLPRQVADSVPFTTAALPGVLATFGIASDSATVASMEATLRACESPTIAGESKFCATSLEALVERAMGVLGTRDIRPVTSTLPRAGAPLQWYTVRVVRPVEGGPVFVACHDEAYPYTVYRCHTTGPSRAYMVEMEGARGGNAVTIAAVCHTDTSLWNPEHVSFKLLGTKPGGTPVCHLMPYGHIIWAKNVKRSTA, encoded by the exons ATGGCGCGCTTCCTCCTTGCCCTCCTCGCTGCCACCGTGGTCGCG GTTCAGGCTGGAGGTCAGCTGGCCCAAGCGGCGCTGGCGCCGGCCGAGGTGTTCTGGCGCGCCGTGCTGCCGCACTCGCCATTGCCCGACGCCATCCTCCAGCTCGTCCAACCTGCAGCGG ACACCAGCTTCTTGAGCAAAGGCAGGGTCAAGCCTCCCTTCGACTACCAAGAGTACATCCGCTCGTCGTCCGATGATGAGTCGAGCGAACGCACCGCCGGAGAGCGGGAGTTGGAGTACGACGACTACAAAGGCGCCGACAAACGCCGTGACGCCACCTTTAACCCTTTCAACTACATGTACAAGGCGCCTAGCAAAACACGGCCGAGCCCTTTCGATTACATGTACAAGGGGCCTAGCAAAAGCCAAGCGGGAGAACGGCTTGGCGCCCCCGCTGGTAACCCTTTCGGGTACCACTACAAGGCGCCGAGCAGCAGCCATGCCGGAAGCGGGGCGTCCACGGCTAGGGTCGGCAAGGCGGAGACGACGACGGTGTTCTTTCACGAGGAGGCGGTGCGCGTCGGCAAGAGGCTCCCGTTCTACTTCCCGCTGACGACTCCCGCCGCTCTCGGTTTCCTGCCGCGCCAGGTCGCCGACTCCGTCCCGTTCACGACGGCCGCGCTACCCGGCGTCCTCGCGACGTTCGGCATCGCGTCCGACTCCGCCACGGTGGCCAGCATGGAGGCGACGCTGCGCGCCTGCGAGTCGCCGACCATCGCCGGCGAGTCCAAGTTCTGCGCGACCTCGCTGGAGGCCCTGGTGGAGCGCGCCATGGGAGTTCTGGGGACCCGGGACATCAGGCCGGTGACGTCGACGCTGCCCCGCGCCGGCGCTCCGCTGCAGTGGTACACCGTCCGCGTCGTGCGGCCGGTGGAGGGGGGCCCGGTCTTCGTGGCATGCCACGACGAGGCCTACCCGTACACCGTGTACCGGTGCCACACCACCGGCCCGTCCAGGGCGTACATGGTGGAGATGGAGGGCGCGCGCGGCGGCAACGCGGTGACCATCGCCGCCGTGTGCCACACCGACACGTCCCTCTGGAACCCGGAGCACGTCTCCTTCAAGCTGCTCGGCACCAAGCCCGGCGGCACGCCGGTCTGCCACCTCATGCCGTACGGGCACATAATCTGGGCCAAGAACGTGAAGCGCTCGACTGCGTGA
- the LOC109754911 gene encoding protein RAFTIN 1B isoform X1 — translation MARFLLALLAATVVAVQAGGQLAQAALAPAEVFWRAVLPHSPLPDAILQLVQPAAGLSYTSFLSKGRVKPPFDYQEYIRSSSDDESSERTAGERELEYDDYKGADKRRDATFNPFNYMYKAPSKTRPSPFDYMYKGPSKSQAGERLGAPAGNPFGYHYKAPSSSHAGSGASTARVGKAETTTVFFHEEAVRVGKRLPFYFPLTTPAALGFLPRQVADSVPFTTAALPGVLATFGIASDSATVASMEATLRACESPTIAGESKFCATSLEALVERAMGVLGTRDIRPVTSTLPRAGAPLQWYTVRVVRPVEGGPVFVACHDEAYPYTVYRCHTTGPSRAYMVEMEGARGGNAVTIAAVCHTDTSLWNPEHVSFKLLGTKPGGTPVCHLMPYGHIIWAKNVKRSTA, via the exons ATGGCGCGCTTCCTCCTTGCCCTCCTCGCTGCCACCGTGGTCGCG GTTCAGGCTGGAGGTCAGCTGGCCCAAGCGGCGCTGGCGCCGGCCGAGGTGTTCTGGCGCGCCGTGCTGCCGCACTCGCCATTGCCCGACGCCATCCTCCAGCTCGTCCAACCTGCAGCGGGTCTGTCTT ACACCAGCTTCTTGAGCAAAGGCAGGGTCAAGCCTCCCTTCGACTACCAAGAGTACATCCGCTCGTCGTCCGATGATGAGTCGAGCGAACGCACCGCCGGAGAGCGGGAGTTGGAGTACGACGACTACAAAGGCGCCGACAAACGCCGTGACGCCACCTTTAACCCTTTCAACTACATGTACAAGGCGCCTAGCAAAACACGGCCGAGCCCTTTCGATTACATGTACAAGGGGCCTAGCAAAAGCCAAGCGGGAGAACGGCTTGGCGCCCCCGCTGGTAACCCTTTCGGGTACCACTACAAGGCGCCGAGCAGCAGCCATGCCGGAAGCGGGGCGTCCACGGCTAGGGTCGGCAAGGCGGAGACGACGACGGTGTTCTTTCACGAGGAGGCGGTGCGCGTCGGCAAGAGGCTCCCGTTCTACTTCCCGCTGACGACTCCCGCCGCTCTCGGTTTCCTGCCGCGCCAGGTCGCCGACTCCGTCCCGTTCACGACGGCCGCGCTACCCGGCGTCCTCGCGACGTTCGGCATCGCGTCCGACTCCGCCACGGTGGCCAGCATGGAGGCGACGCTGCGCGCCTGCGAGTCGCCGACCATCGCCGGCGAGTCCAAGTTCTGCGCGACCTCGCTGGAGGCCCTGGTGGAGCGCGCCATGGGAGTTCTGGGGACCCGGGACATCAGGCCGGTGACGTCGACGCTGCCCCGCGCCGGCGCTCCGCTGCAGTGGTACACCGTCCGCGTCGTGCGGCCGGTGGAGGGGGGCCCGGTCTTCGTGGCATGCCACGACGAGGCCTACCCGTACACCGTGTACCGGTGCCACACCACCGGCCCGTCCAGGGCGTACATGGTGGAGATGGAGGGCGCGCGCGGCGGCAACGCGGTGACCATCGCCGCCGTGTGCCACACCGACACGTCCCTCTGGAACCCGGAGCACGTCTCCTTCAAGCTGCTCGGCACCAAGCCCGGCGGCACGCCGGTCTGCCACCTCATGCCGTACGGGCACATAATCTGGGCCAAGAACGTGAAGCGCTCGACTGCGTGA